The Primulina huaijiensis isolate GDHJ02 unplaced genomic scaffold, ASM1229523v2 scaffold2303, whole genome shotgun sequence DNA window GACCACTTGCTATCTTCTCAGGTTTCAATCATCATAGAGGAGCGGTGATTTTTAGTACAACACTTTTGTATGATGAGACTGCATCATCATTTAAATGGTTGTTTGAAACTTTTTTAGAGGCACACAAGCAAAAAAAACCTCTCACTATCTTCACTGATCAGGATCAAGCTATGGCAAAGGCTTTACTGGAGGTGATGCCTGAGGTATTTCATGGATTGTGCACATGGCATTTGATGCAAAATGGCATCAAACACTTGGGAAACTTGATGAAAGATGGTTCCCATTTCTTAACTGATTTTAAGAGATGCATGTATGGCATTGATGATGAGACCCGATTCGAGGAGGCTTGGAGTGTTCTACTAGAACAATATAATATTCAAGAAAACACATGGCTGCAATCCACTTACAATATAAAGGAGAAATGGGCAGCTTGTTACATGAACAAGGCTTTCACACTTGGTATGAGGAGCACACAACTCAGTGAAAGTGTCAATTCTGATATCAAGAGTTGTATGAAACCCGACTTAGATATAATGCAATTTTTTAAGCACTTCGAACGGGTCTTGGAAGAAAAGCGGTACAATGAGCTAAGATGTGAATTTGAGACACGCCAAAAATTACCGAGATTAAAGCTAGAGAGTTCTCCTATGTTGCGTCAACTTTCTGAAATTTATACCCTCACTATCTTTCATCTATTTCAAGTGGAGTTTGTTTTGTTCGCAGCTGcttacataaaatataaaaatgaaactCAACCATTATTTGAATATGTTGTCGGGCGAATTGATAAAGAAGGAGAATGGAGGGTGACATTTAATCCTAGCACAAAGATGATTTCATGTAGTTGCCGAAAATTTGAGATGACTGGATTATTGTGTTGTCATGCTGTGAAAGTATATGATGTGCAGGACGTAAAAAAACTGCCAGAGCATTATATCTTGAATAGATGGACGAGAAAAGCTAGGAGTGGAGTGGTACACGATTGTATGGGTAATGAAGTCGAAGAAGATCCTAAACGAGAAAGTACAGAACGGTATAGAAAACTTTGTATGATGCTCGTAAGACTGGCAACTGAAGCCTCCGTCCACCCATCAACTTTCTCTTTTGTGCATAATTCGGTATGTGATCTAACCAAGCAAGTTATGGAAATGCGTTTGACTGAAGTGCGCCAAGACAACAATGGTGGTGTCAGGACATCATCGATAG harbors:
- the LOC140967025 gene encoding protein FAR1-RELATED SEQUENCE 5-like, which produces MGVTFVDSKYKVNEFIEEHNHPLHLQETVHMLSSQRKITEVQAYEIDLAKDVGLKQKSNFQLMSNHAGRIDGLGYTMLDAKNYIRSKRQRSMVYGEVGCLMRYFQQQLSKNPSFYHANQMDVEEQITNVFWADARMLIDYEYFGDVVSLDTTYCTNRAYRPLAIFSGFNHHRGAVIFSTTLLYDETASSFKWLFETFLEAHKQKKPLTIFTDQDQAMAKALLEVMPEVFHGLCTWHLMQNGIKHLGNLMKDGSHFLTDFKRCMYGIDDETRFEEAWSVLLEQYNIQENTWLQSTYNIKEKWAACYMNKAFTLGMRSTQLSESVNSDIKSCMKPDLDIMQFFKHFERVLEEKRYNELRCEFETRQKLPRLKLESSPMLRQLSEIYTLTIFHLFQVEFVLFAAAYIKYKNETQPLFEYVVGRIDKEGEWRVTFNPSTKMISCSCRKFEMTGLLCCHAVKVYDVQDVKKLPEHYILNRWTRKARSGVVHDCMGNEVEEDPKRESTERYRKLCMMLVRLATEASVHPSTFSFVHNSVCDLTKQVMEMRLTEVRQDNNGGVRTSSIGPSMIQAKGFKKRNGVKKSRRLKSWVELQAKRRKTNLRVEDIGTHDELPVSCSAPPVPHACLQTTGSQFNFTELLMVQFDHPHHSLEAMDSNGDISNNALE